The genomic DNA ctcgttaaaacaagcggtgcaaatgaaaatgaaatgaaaatcgcgtttatataggatttaaaaaaaaaaaaaaaaatgaaaatcggCCGCTCGCCggtcgctggccgatcgggatgccacaatagcggctagccgatcggctagcgcatCGGCGAGCGCCGAGCGATCGGCGAGCCCACGCCGATGCGCTCGCCGATTTGCCGCTCGCCGGCCGCAAtagatcggctagccgaccggctagcgcgaaaaatcggctagccggtgggctagccgctattgcggatgctcttatactAGCACATAATGTCTGATGATATGGAGGAGTTCAAGTTCTCACTCAAAGTGATGGTCAATAGAGAGAAAGGTAAGGTACTTTTCGCAGAAGCCGATAGTCATTTTGCAGATATTTTGCTAAGCTTCTTGACTTTGCCGTTGGGAAGAATCATCAAAGTCCTCAACAAACACTACGGAGACGATGAGGCACCTACCATTGGAAGCTTAAGCAGTTTGTACCGTAGCTTAGTAAATCTTGATAGCTCCCATTTCTGTTCAGAGGGTGCTAAGCAAACTCTGCTCAATCCTAGAAGCTCTATTGAAGATCAATacaaaatgctcaaacttgaCATTGTTGATTTTCAACCACCTAAATATTTGTATTGTAGAAGGCACTGTTTATCTTCTAGAATTCCTAGTGTGAGCGTGTACTACGATAATGCAGCTACGTGCACAGTTAGGAAATGTCGCGATGAGATGatagaagaagaaggtgaaaaAGGATGTCTAGATGCTTCTGGAAATGGagttttctttataaatacaGCATCTTTCATAATCTCTGATGATCTCAACATGGTTCCAA from Salvia hispanica cultivar TCC Black 2014 unplaced genomic scaffold, UniMelb_Shisp_WGS_1.0 HiC_scaffold_777, whole genome shotgun sequence includes the following:
- the LOC125200018 gene encoding uncharacterized protein LOC125200018 — protein: MSDDMEEFKFSLKVMVNREKGKVLFAEADSHFADILLSFLTLPLGRIIKVLNKHYGDDEAPTIGSLSSLYRSLVNLDSSHFCSEGAKQTLLNPRSSIEDQYKMLKLDIVDFQPPKYLYCRRHCLSSRIPSVSVYYDNAATCTVRKCRDEMIEEEGEKGCLDASGNGVFFINTASFIISDDLNMVPIQRGLSGIINILGITDIDGAEQINVTFGFSE